A genomic segment from Colletotrichum higginsianum IMI 349063 chromosome 5, whole genome shotgun sequence encodes:
- a CDS encoding Ankyrin repeat protein, translated as MAADNEEHEGASIKELLIEACRRNNTDLFNEVIADIKDEDELSRLLNETTTVMGNHLYHEAASRDEIIDLLLDQPNFECDPVNRLEGDTPLHTAIRWINSEPPAQRDFGNALVEMMLEAGSNPRVKNKGGLTAPQLVDPRNPGLRDLIQKHEYATMNAGDFINVDSSSAAASHGKKKGAAPAVPNAAAPPVPTNAAPPVYNDDNSSDDDAEFSGSDDEERAEWDRRRKERATRKG; from the exons ATGGCCGCGGATAACGAGGAACACGAG GGCGCCTCCATCAAGGAGCTCCTCATCGAGGCCTGCCGGCGCAACAATACCGACCTCTTCAACGAGGTCATCGCCGACATtaaggacgaggacgagctttCCCGCCTTCTTAACGAGACCACCACCGTCATGGGCAACCATCTGTATCACGAAGCCGCCTCGCGGG ACGAAATAATCGACCTCCTCCTAGACCAACCAAACTTCGAATGCGACCCCGTCAACCGCCTCGAAGGCGACACCCCGCTGCACACCGCCATCCGCTGGATCAACTCGGAACCCCCCGCCCAGCGCGACTTCGGcaacgccctcgtcgagatgATGCTCGAGGCTGGCTCCAACCCGCGCGTCAAGAACAAGGGCGGCCTAACCGCCCCACAGCTCGTCGACCCCCGCAACCCGGGCCTCCGCGACCTCATCCAGAAGCACGAGTACGCCACCATGAACGCCGGCGACTTCATCAACGTCGActcctcttccgccgcaGCCTCGCacggcaagaagaagggggccgcccccgccgtccCCAACGCCGCTGCCCCGCCCGTGCCCACAAACGCCGCCCCGCCCGTgtacaacgacgacaactcctccgacgatgacgccgagtTCAGCGggagcgacgacgaggagagggCCGAGTGGGACCGGAGACGGAAGGAGCGTGCCACGCGTAAGGGCTGA
- a CDS encoding RNA polymerase II transcription subunit 31 mediator, translating to MATTVPEQAASQPPPTPDSEPVYGGFTRFEIELEFVQSLANPLYLNHLATQKLLTRPEFVAYLAYLQYWTRPPYLKYLMYPGPTLKHLELLQQEQFRLDIISPDLVQRLIDEGMKAAIDWHRSDA from the exons ATGGCAACCACAGTACCAGAGCAAGCGGCCTCTCAGCCGCCTCCAACGCCAGACAGCGAGCCCGTCTACGGCGGCTTCACGCGCTTCGAGATCGAGCTCGAG TTTGTCCAATCGCTTGCGAACCCGCTGTACCTTAATCACCTCGCAACGCAAAAGCTTCTTACGCGCCCCGAATTCGTCGCCTACCTCGCCTACTTGCAGTACTGGACCCGGCCGCCGTATCTGAAGTATCTCATGTACCCCGGCCCGACACTCAAGcacctcgagctgctgcagcaggAGCAGTTCCGGCTGGACATCATCAGCCCGGACCTCGTGCAGCGGCTGATTGACGAAGGCATGAAGGCGGCCATCGACTGGCACCGGAGCGATGCGTGA
- a CDS encoding V-SNARE protein encodes MSSKRSYAASDVNDVAEPPHKRSRKPNPKTRDHQNAYIDPTWGQKYVFSSAAGSTTVPVDPDLDFEDDADAMAYLKSVRTQANGIPHLLVAPKVPIGPQLPKELQNDDDEAEEGEAVEEDRDIYSTGQGDFRGYYQDGAYMARPDNWVDHRAARDHDAEGGEWQGNEGIYDVDDVEEDNTDPEAAIREAYFAAILSKFNTLRKTLHATPPPNIVAALPHTHGYHVGAFGPKSGTFAIWSQRLRATDPHPAQVASMDKDGVLRVVRVLLGGSFLRRGAELGERTSRWLWALLARLPERGGLNHAETGWVRDLGRRAVLMMQSLADMAALRDALEGEGMDLGVHDAVDESSDDEDALREMDVEERDGEEPDGDGKPGEETPIAAAKVPTETTKLTEEADPTPKKPAVDDGEVEDGEIDEDADDDQKSEAMDVSEDGEVDEGEIAEDPPAQTLEEARARLLAQLDTAAEVAPSEAPSEEAIAEVEDEEGTVDQLRARMNMRVTLTMILTVAGEFYGQRDLLEFRDPFTGM; translated from the exons ATGTCCTCCAAGCGCAGCTACGCGGCCTCCGACGTtaacgacgtcgccgagccgCCTCACAAGCGCAGCAGGAAGCCCAACCCGAAGACGCGCGACCACCAGAACGCTTACATCGACCCGACATGGGGCCAGAAATACGTCTTCTCGTCGGCcgcgggctcgacgacggtccCCGTGGACCCGGATCTGGActtcgaggacgacgcggATGCCATGGCGTATCTGAAATCAGTAAG GACGCAAGCAAACGGCATTCCCCACCTCCTCGTTGCGCCCAAGGTCCCGATCGGCCCGCAGCTACCCAAAGAGCTACAAaacgatgacgatgaagctgaagaaggcgaggccgtcgaggaggatcGCGACATTTACTCCACCGGCCAGGGCGACTTTAGGGGATACTATCAAGACGGCGCATACATGGCCCGGCCTGATAACTGGGTCGATcaccgcgccgcccgcgaccaCGACGCAGAGGGCGGCGAATGGCAAGGCAACGAAGGTATCTACGACGTTGATGACGTGGAGGAAGACAATACGGATCCCGAAGCGGCTATTCGCGAGGCCTACTTCGCCGCGATTCTTTCCAAATTTAACACCCTCCGCAAGACCCTCCACGCCACACCACCGCCGAACATCGTGGCCGCCCTCCCGCACACTCACGGCTACCACGTCGGCGCTTTCGGCCCGAAGTCGGGCACCTTTGCCATCTGGTCGCAGCGCCTGCGCGCCACCGACCCCCACCCGGCGCAAGTGGCGAGCATGGATAAGGACGGCGTACTGCGCGTTGTGCGCGTGCTTCTGGGCGGCAGCTTCCTCCGTCGGGGCGCCGAGCTGGGGGAGCGCACAAGCCGCTGGCTGTGGGCGCTGCTCGCGCGGCTTCCGGAGCGCGGGGGGCTAAACCACGCCGAGACCGGGTGGGTGCGGGACCTGGGCCGGCGGGCGGTACTGATGATGCAGAGCCTGGCGGACATGGCAGCGCTGAGAGACGCGCtagagggggaggggatggacTTGGGCgtccacgacgccgtcgacgaaagctcggacgacgaggacgccctcAGGGAGATGGATGtcgaagagagagacggggAGGAGCCGGACGGTGATGGGAAGCCGGGGGAGGAGACGCCCATTGCCGCGGCCAAGGTCCCAACCGAGACAACGAAGCTGACTGAGGAGGCTGATCCCACGCCGAAGAagcccgccgtcgacgacggcgaggtcgaagatGGGGAGATCGATGAGGATGCTGACGACGACCAAAAGTCCGAGGCGATGGACGTGtcggaggacggcgaggtggacgagggcgagatCGCGGAGGACCCTCCGGCCCAGACGCTGGAGGAGGCCAGGGCCCGGCTGCTGGCTCAGCTGGacacggcggccgaggtagCGCCGTCGGAAGCACCGTCGGAGGAAGCGATTGCtgaggtcgaagacgaggaggggACGGTCGACCAGCTGCGGGCGAGGATGAACATGCGGGTGACGCTCACCATGATCCTGACGGTCGCCGGCGAGTTCTACGGGCAGCGCGACCTGCTCGAGTTCCGGGACCCCTTCACAGGTATGTga
- a CDS encoding Ribonucleotide reductase inhibitor encodes MSAPRTKRPFAGASSDPAQRQITSFFTTRSGPAPPAGSSPTPASDILPSEVQSNLLSVGMRVRKSVPEGYKTGTYSGFKLWSDTSDHRDPVVRTTKAAGTLNNSTSTTTRRSAAAQLELMPFCGINKVGGLASQPAHASEEEDCVPSLDDMPGLTSSQETVESVEDTASDPRSKKRFFADEDTDGPVQVWTSRTASLESELGPRSLTASWWANARPFAVPRKSRRKPDVEQENLVVDDFDEADFLVSPDADMSDA; translated from the coding sequence ATGTCGGCCCCGCGGACGAAGCGCCCCTTCGCCGGCGCATCAAGCGACCCAGCCCAGCGCCAAATCACTTCCTTTTTCACCACCCGTTCCGGTCCAGCACCCCCAGCTGGGTCCTCGCCTACCCCGGCCTCCGACATCCTCCCCTCCGAAGTACAGTCCAACCTCCTCTCCGTCGGCATGCGCGTGCGCAAGTCCGTGCCCGAGGGCTACAAGACGGGCACCTACAGCGGCTTCAAGCTGTGGAGCGATACCTCGGACCACCGCGACCCCGTCGTCCGGACGACCAAAGCCGCCGGCACATTGAATAACTCCACATCCACCACTACCCGCCGCAGCGCTGCGGCCCAGCTTGAGCTTATGCCATTCTGCGGCATCAATAAGGTCGGCGGTCTAGCGAGCCAGCCGGCGCACgccagcgaggaggaggactgCGTGCCTAGCTTGGACGATATGCCGGGTCTGACCAGCTCCCAGGAGACTGTCGAGAGCGTGGAGGACACGGCTAGTGACCCGCGGAGCAAGAAgcgcttcttcgccgacgaggacacAGACGGGCCTGTTCAGGTATGGACGAGCCGCACGGCGTCGCTGGAGAGCGAACTCGGCCCGCGTAGCCTGACTGCATCCTGGTGGGCAAACGCCCGTCCATTCGcggtgccgaggaagagCCGCCGTAAGCCTGATGTCGAGCAGGAGAActtggtcgtcgacgactttgacgaggccgacttTCTCGTCTCGCCGGACGCCGATATGAGCGATGCGTAG
- a CDS encoding 40S ribosomal protein S27 has translation MLPHLACGDTRVNCYSPTNEERRQTRTTDRAGNPRKASTKKFQEEGKMVRQGCGGKEGHDDFVLAVDLLNPSPAAEARKHKLKTLVPAPRSFFMDVKCPGCFTITTVFSHAQTVVICQGCTTVLCQPTGGKARLTEGCSFRRK, from the exons ATGCTGCCGCACCTCGCGTGTGGCGACACGCGTGTGAATTGTTATTCCCCGACGAACGAAGAAAGAAGACAAACCCGAACAACCGACCGAGCTGGAAACCCGCGAAAAGCGTCGACGAAAAAATTTCAAGAGGAGGGAAAGATGGTACGGCAGGGCTgtggaggaaaagaaggacacGACGATTTC GTTCTCGCCGTTGATCTCCTCAAcccctccccggccgccgaggcccgcaAGCACAAGCTCAAG ACCCTTGTGCCTGCCCCCCGCTCCTTCTTCATGGACGTCAAGTGCCCCGGCTGcttcaccatcaccaccgtcTTCTCCCACGCCCAGACCGTCGTCATCTGCCAGGGATGCACCACCGTCCTGTGCCAGCCTACCGGTGGTAAGGCGAGACTCACCGAGGGCTGCTCTTTCCGCAGAAAGTAA
- a CDS encoding phosducin has protein sequence MAAPMDQRIQVPIDDPNADTEWNDILRKHGVIPEKPPSPTPMIEEAIVEGRRLAHENRLEGKDLDELDELEDDEDEAFLELYRQRRMQELNNLTKKALHGTVYPISKPEYSREVTEASNNSPVFVNLTSSLGTNVESRVLTELWKQAAQEYGEIKFCEMRADKAIENYPERNCPTILVYKNGDIAKQVVTLMQMGGVRINMLQIDNLLVEVGAVPASDMRVAKRRRQAEDEEEEKAFGKGIRQGNVSRSKAHDSDDDEWD, from the exons ATGGCTGCCCCTATGGATCAGAGAATACAGGTTCCGATCGATGACCCCAACGCAGACACCGAGTG GAACGACATCCTCCGGAAACATGGCGTCATTCCCGAGAAGCCGCCCAGCCCGACGCCCATGATCGAAGAGGCTATTGTCGAGGGACGCCGGTTAGCGCATGAGAACAGACtggagggcaaggatctCGATGAGCTCGATGAgctggaggacgacgaggacgaggcgtTCCTGGAGCTGTACCGCCAGCGCAGGATGCAGGAGCTCAACAACCTCACCAAAAAAGCCCTCCACGGCACTGTGTACCCGATTTCGAAACCCGAATATTCACGGGAGGTTACAGAAGCCTCCAACAACAGCCCCGTCTTTGTCAACCTGACATCGTCGCTGGGAACAAACGTCGAGTCGCGGGTGTTGACGGAGCTTTGGAAGCAGGCGGCGCAGGAATACGGCGAGATCAAGTTCTGCGAGATGCGCGCAgacaaggccatcgagaaCTACCCCGAGCGTAACTGTCCCACAATCCTGGTCTATAAGAACGGCGACATTGCGAAGCAGGTCGTCACCCTGATGCAGATGGGAGGCGTCAGAATCAACATGCTGCAAATTGACAACCTCCTGGTCGAGGTTGGCGCTGTTCCGGCGTCGGACATGCGCGTGGCTAAGCGTCGGCGACAagccgaagatgaagaagaggagaaggcATTTGGGAAGGGAATCAGGCAGGGTAATGTGTCCAGGTCCAAGGCGCACGAcagcgatgatgatgagtgGGACTGA
- a CDS encoding Leucine Rich Repeat family protein, giving the protein MSDEPTLPSLRSSISWNAQTERFSNNPRKRRYNFRNHSVAPPSWSNSSDPAVFSSDDDPGLDNYVEGRRKKKKYVGSWFHQQPASSSDSATGEPRPALRGKRTLKRDLDSGVWMGSDSTDGDESIMMPDLPTQSRLPQLNLAPPRRRNVVSAEELEARERIQQCLDAGNEYIDLSTMGLKTLSDATIRPLSEFSCIPIVAEGVPFEQKDPTLQLYLYRNPLIKLPGAIFDLQHLTVLSLRGCRLRELPPAIGKMRSLRTLNLAQNLLRCLPAELLGLMAAPSSLEELLLQGNHFFQAAERPRLADLETLGGSEDSELVEAWKPGFDGVAARFAARSPVHYLDSSGFSHSEFRLDPEAVIVQTDRQDGEEGSASAAAPSSSAPYHSKSAGRCVASAKGSRVPSLMELALRSAYKSSDLNELPDYIPDSLGHLQALLERAADQREVGGLTCSVCRKPFVAPTTQWLEWWQVCLVESRQKEDGYAVRARPWTDLDEENDGAVPFLRRGCSWKCGPAHVKEGQWTI; this is encoded by the exons ATGTCCGACGAGCCGACGCTGCCCAGCCTGCGCTCGTCCATCTCGTGGAACGCGCAGACGGAGCGCTTCAGCAACAACCCCCGGAAGCGCAGATATAACTTTAGAAACCACTCGGTCGCGCCACCGTCATGGTCCAACTCGAGCGAccccgccgtcttctccagcGATGACGACCCGGGCCTGGACAACTACGTTGAGGGGcggcggaagaagaagaaatacGTCGGCTCTTGGTTCCACCAGCAgcccgcgtcctcctccgaCTCGGCCACGGGAGAGCCGCGGCCGGCGTTGAGGGGCAAGCGGACGTTGAAGCGCGACTTGGACAGTGGTGTGTGGATGGGCAGCGACAGCACCGATGGTGACGAAAGCATCATGATGCCCGACCTGCCGACCCAGTCGAGGCTGCCCCAGCTGAACCtggcgccgcctcgccgtcgcaacgtcgtctcggccgaggagctcgaggcgcgGGAAAGGATCCAGCAGTGCCTGGACGCCGGCAATGAGTACATTGATCTCTC CACGATGGGACTTAAGACGCTCTCCGATGCCACCATTCGCCCCCTGTCCGAGTTCTCCTGCATCCCCATCGTAGCCGAAGGCGTCCCGTTCGAACAGAAGGACCCGACTCTGCAGCTCTATCTCTACCGCAACCCTTTGATCAAACTGCCCGGTGCCATCTTCGATCTGCAGCACCTGACGGTGCTTTCGCTTCGCGGGTGCCGACTGAGAGAGCTGCCCCCGGCCATTGGCAAGATGCGAAGCCTGCGCACCCTGAATCTTGCGCAGAACCTGCTCAGGTGCCTCCccgccgagctgctcggccTCATGGCCGCCCCCTCCAGCCTGGAGGAGCTGCTATTGCAGGGCAACCACTTcttccaggccgccgagcgcccgcgcctcgccgacctggAAACCCTCGGCGGCTCGGAGGACTCGGAGCTGGTCGAGGCGTGGAAGCCGGGATTCGACGGGGTCGCGGCGAGGTTTGCCGCGCGGTCGCCGGTGCACTACCTGGACAGCTCGGGCTTCTCGCACTCGGAATTCCGCCTTGACCCGGAGGCCGTCATCGTGCAGACAGATCGACAGGACGGTGAAGAAGGAAgcgcgtccgccgccgcgccgtcttcgtcggcacCATATCACTCCAAGTCCGCCGGGAGATGCGTGGCGAGCGCCAAGGGCAGCCGCGTGCCCAGCCTGATGGAGCTGGCGCTGCGCAGCGCTTACAAGAGCTCCGATTTGAACGAGCTCCCCGACTACATCCCCGATTCGCTGGGTCACCTGCAGGCCTTACTAGAGCGGGCCGCGGACCAGCGCGAGGTGGGCGGGCTCACGTGCTCCGTGTGCAGGAAGCCCTTTGTGGCGCCGACCACGCAGTGGCTAGAGTGGTGGCAGGTTTGCCTGGTGGAGAGCCGGCAGAAGGAGGACGGTTACGCCGTCAGGGCCAGGCCGTGGAccgacctggacgaggagaacgacggcgccgtcccGTTTTTGAGGAGGGGTTGCTCGTGGAAGTGTGGTCCTGCCCACGTCAAGGAGGGACAGTGGACGATCTGA
- a CDS encoding RNA 3'-terminal phosphate cyclase, with product MSRKSIEIDGRTGEGGGQLVRVAIALAAVTSQPVRITHVRGNRPSRGGGHGGRGSSSEGGGLKAQHVTAIRWLAETTEADVEGLAVGSSTLTFAPRLPPPAALAGKPRTLKIDGDTFAASTLLILQAVLPFLLYAAADDDPSAPIELEITGGTNVAWSLSYEYLDQVLLPRLEASFGVRVGRTLKRRGWSLGPQTRGSILLTIHPLRPGCTLRLLDRSQGTLAAAAADDNDDPSGSEVRHVDVSIIAPSHTHADMQDALARALASSFPDAEVHFKIVEDSGHDARVYVLLVARSASGHRWGRDALMSIPKKGRQREPVASLVSRRVVGDLAKELAVPESTADEFLQDQLVVFQALAEGATSFPRRPPPEGADVEGLGQDVAQLGSGERMRRDRADRPFGHGSLHAQTARWVTSEILPSVEWYNKGAVCKGVGTKFG from the exons ATGTCTCGCAAATCCATCGAAATCGACGGCCGAACGGGAGAGGGTGGCGGCCAGCTGGTAcgcgtcgccatcgccctcgccgcggtCACCTCGCAACCGGTTCGAATCACCCACGTACGAGGCAACCGGCCTTCACGCGGGGGCGGACacggaggaagggggagcAGCAGTGAAGGCGGAG GTCTCAAGGCCCAACACGTCACCGCCATCCGCTGGCTGGCCGAGACGACAGAAGCAgacgtcgagggcctcgccgtTGGCAGCAGCACCCTCACCTTCGCCCCGCGGCTCCCtcccccggccgccctcgccggcaaaCCTCGCACCCTCAAGATCGACGGCGACACCTTCGCCGCAAGcaccctcctcatcctccagGCCGTCCTGCCGTTCCTCCTCTACGCCGCGGCCGATGACGACCCCTCGGCACCCATCGAGCTGGAGATCACCGGCGGCACCAACGTCGCTTGGTCCCTTTCTTATGAGTACCTCGACCAAGTCCTCCTCCCGCGCCTCGAGGCCTCCTTTGGCGTCCGCGTCGGCCGCACCCTGAAGAGGCGCGGCTGGAGCCTGGGCCCGCAGACTAGGGGCTCCATCCTCCTGACGATCCACCCCCTGAGACCGGGCTGCACGCTGCGCCTCCTGGACCGTTCTCAGGGAacgctcgccgccgcagccgccgacgacaacgatgacCCCTCTGGCTCCGAGGTCCGGCACGTGGACgtctccatcatcgcccCCTCGCACACGCACGCTGACATGCAGGACGCCCTGGCACGcgccctcgcctcgtccTTCCCGGACGCCGAGGTTCACTTCAAAATTGTCGAGGACTCGGGCCACGATGCGCGCGTGTACGTCCTCCTCGTGGCACGGTCGGCGTCGGGGCACCGATGGGGCCGCGACGCGCTCATGTCGATCCCGAAAAAGGGGCGGCAGAGGGAGCCTGTCGCCTCGCTGGTCTCGCGGagggtcgtcggcgacctggcgAAGGAGCTCGCGGTACCGGAGTCTACGGCGGACGAGTTCCTGCAGGAccagctcgtcgtcttccaggcGCTGGCTGAGGGCGCGACGTCGTTCCCCCGGCGTCCACCGCCCGAGGGCGCTGACGTGGAAGGTCTGGGGCAGGACGTGGCGCAGCTGGGCTCGGGGGAGCGGATGAGGAGGGACAGGGCGGACAGGCCGTTCGGTCACGGCAGCTTGCATGCCCAGACGGCGAGGTGGGTGACGTCGGAGATCCTGCCGTCGGTGGAATGGTACAATAAGGGGGCGGTCTGCAAGGGCGTAGGGACGAAGTTCGgttga
- a CDS encoding AhpC/TSA family protein: protein MSSAFVQRPAPGFKATTVFPGGEFKDINLSDYLGQWVVLLFYPLDFTFVCPTEIIQYNDALPRFRALNTAVLGVSTDSHFSHLAWTEKPRKQGGLGADLELPLVADKSHKISRDYGVLIEDEGVALRGLFIIDPKGVLRQITVNDLPVGRNVEETIRLVEAFQFTDEHGEVCPAGWQNGSKGMKADPKGSLEYFAAQGETNGHANGNGQKRLRVD, encoded by the exons ATGTCTTCCGCCTTCGTCCAGCGCCCTGCCCCGGGCTTCAAGGCCACCACCGTCTTCCCCGGCGGCGAGTTCAAGGACATTAACCTGTCCGACTACCTGGGCCAATG ggtcgtcctcctcttctaCCCCCTCGACTTCACCTTCGTCTGCCCGACCGAGATCATCCAGTACAACGACGCGCTCCCCCGCTTCCGCGCCCTCAACACCGCGGTCCTAGGCGTCTCGACCGACTCCCACTTCTCCCACCTCGCCTGGACCGAGAAGCCCCGCAAGcagggcggcctcggcgcggaCCTCGAGCTGCCCCTCGTCGCTGACAAGTCGCACAAGATCTCGCGCGACTACGGCGTGCTgatcgaggacgagggcgtcgcccTGCGCGGCCTGTTCATCATCGACCCCAAGGGCGTCCTGCGCCAGATCACCGTCAACGACCTGCCCGTCGGCCGCAATGTCGAGGAGACcatccgcctcgtcgaggccttccAGTTCACCGACGAGCACGGCGAGGTCTGCCCCGCCGGCTGGCAGAACGGCAGCAAGGGCATGAAGGCCGACCCCAAGGGCAGCCTCGAGTACTTCGCCGCCCAGGGCGAGACCAACGGACacgccaacggcaacggccagAAGCGTTTGAGGGTCGActaa
- a CDS encoding Isoflavone reductase family protein produces the protein MKVAVVGATGETGGSIINGLLEHPFPFEITAFTRHSSLQSSANEALRARGINVQPLDLTGDHAAIVTALTGVETLISAVNFAGLVSEPALAAAAKTAGVARFVPCFFATVAPPKNVLVLRDVKEDNLNHIKKLRLPYTVLDIGWWYQGTLPLLPSKRNAYAHVGTPNLIVGTGTVKSAHSDLADVGRLLARVILDSRTLNKSVFGFGELISQTEVYDIFDRLSGETIPRTYIDEETIVRDLDTPPDGEFGSPEWFKRMQYEYWHSWGVRGDNTPEMARYLGYLDARELYPDFKPRPLEEYVKEVLAGKAKVIYAEMRAAIAGSLSEAE, from the exons ATGAAGGTTGcagtcgtcggcgccacgGGCGAAACGGGTGGCTCCATCATCAacggccttctcgagcaCCCCTTCCCCTTT GAAATCACAGCGTTTACCCGTCACTCCTCCCTCCAGAGCTCTGCCAACGAAGCTCTCCGCGCCCGCGGCATCAACGTCCAGCCTCTGGACTTGACCGGTGACCATGCCGCCATAGTCACTGCCCTCACCGGTGTCGAAACCCTCATCTCCGCCGTCAActtcgccggcctcgtctccGAGCCagccctggccgccgccgccaagaccgCCGGGGTTGCCCGCTTCGTCCCATGCTTCTTTGCGACCGTCGCGCCCCCCAAGAACGTCCTTGTCCTCCGTGACGTTAAGGAAGATAACCTTAATCACATTAAGAAGCTCCGCCTCCCCTACACCGTCCTTGACATCGGCTGGTGGTACCAGGGCACTctgcctctcctcccctccaaGCGCAATGCCTACGCCCACGTCGGCACTCCTAATCTCATCGTCGGCACTGGCACCGTCAAGTCCGCTCATagcgacctcgccgacgtagGCCGCCTCCTCGCTCGCGTCATTCTTGACTCGCGCACCCTTAACAAGTCCGTGTTCGGCTTCGGGGAGCTAATCTCTCAGACTGAGGTCTACGACATCTTTGACCGCCTTAGCGGCGAGACTATACCTCGGACGTATATCGACGAGGAAACCATTGTTCGTGACCTGGATACGCCGCCTGATGGGGAATTCGGCTCGCCCGAGTGGTTCAAGCGAATGCAGTACGAGTACTGGCACAGTTGGGGCGTGCGCGGCGACAACACTCCCGAGATGGCGCGGTACCTGGGCTACCTTGACGCGCGGGAGCTGTATCCCGATTTCAAACCGCGGCCGCTCGAGGAGTACGTGAAGGAGGTGTTGGCGGGGAAGGCTAAAGTGATTTATGCGGAGATGAGGGCGGCGATTGCAGGTAGTCTATCGGAAGCCGAGTGA